Genomic DNA from Anaerolineae bacterium:
CGCACCTTCGCCCTGAGCCTGAATCACGGCCATGTTGGCGAGCAGCAGAAACACCAACAGCACGACCGTAAGACCACGTCGTGTCATACTCATGCTCTCTCTTCTCCCCCTCAGAAAGGTTTGCTTTTCGACACCGGTGAATACTGATCGTTTTGTACTGCAATCGAGCGCCAGTGTCAAGCTAACAGGCCTAAACAGTGCCATTACGCACCTGTAATTGATCCAGTTGTTATGGACAAAGTCGATGACCGGCCCGCAGGCCGGTCATCGCTGGCTGAAAGTCGGTAGACGCGCTTCAGATAGCGTCGTCAGGAGAGCAGGGTTTCTTGCTGGGGAAGCTCCTCCGTCTGCTCTGTTTCGTCTGAACGTGTCCCCGCCAGGGAGTCCAGCCAGGCCCGGACATGGGCCAGCAGACCGGGGCGGAGGGCATCCAGTTGCGCCAGCATAGCCTGCTCCCGCGCGAACCGCTCAAGGTAGCGCTCGCGCTCGGTATGGCAGACGCGATAGTACTCCATCGGAATCATTGTACCAACACCTCCACAGAGTCAGTCCCGCGACGCCCGCAGCCTGTGCATTCTGCCGAAGAACGGGCGTCGCCTGTTGTATGTCTTGCCCAAAATCTCCGGCATCACCTGACTCAAAGCTAGACCAGATCGGAGGTAAAATCCATAAGGGATACAAGGAGAAACATTGCTACTGCCTTAAAATCAAAGGTCTTTGCCATGAAACGCCTTCGAAAAAACAGATTCCCGGATAGTGTGGACTGGCAGATTCTGAGCGAGCTGCAACGCAACGCGCGGGTGCCCTTTGCGGAGCTGGGTCGGCGCGTCGGACTCTCCGCCCCGGCGGTCACCGAGCGCGTTCGCCGCCTGGAAGACGCTGGCATCATCACCGGCTACCACGCCACCGTTGACCTGGCCCGCATCGGTCGCCCAATCCAGGCGATCATCCGCCTGGGCAATCCCGGCGACCGCACCGAGCGCCTGCTGGAACTGATCCGGGAGATGCCGGAGGTCCTGGATTGCCATACCATCACGGGAGACGAGTCGTTCGTGGTCAGGGTGGCGGTAAGGTCGGTTGACCATCTGGAGCACCTCATCCGCATCCTGGAACCTTACGCGACGACCACCACTTCGCTGGTGCTTTCCTCGCCGGTCATGCGCCACGAGATCGGTCCGCTGGAAGTGGGATGATAGATCATCCCGGCGATTCCCCGCTGCGTCTTCCTGGTGTAGACTGAAGGGTATCTTCGATTGATTCATCATCAAGTGAGGCCCTTATGAGTCAGTCTATCCGTGACCGGCTGAACAGCAGCGATCCGGCGGTGCGGCGGGAGGCGATCATCGCCCTGGGGCGTAGCAAGAACCCCAGAGCATTGCCCCTGCTCCGCCAGGTATACGATAGCGATCCTGATCCGGCCCTGCGCGATCTGGCCCTGCGCGCTGCCCGCCATATCCGCCAGTCTGCCCGGCCAGCTGCCGAACAGCCCTCTGCCCCGGCGCCGGTAGAGCGCCGTTCCCTGGCCGACGAGCGCTACGCCCGCTACGAAGACCCGTCAGCCAGCGCGCCAGCCTACATCCTGCCCGTTTTTGACGAGGCCAGCCAGGCCTACACCACCGATGGCTACCAGATCGTGGAACCCAAGCTCGCTGAGGAGGTAACGGTGGCCCCTGGCGACCGGACACGCGCCCGCGCTCTGGTCAAACGCGCCAACGAACTCAATGAGGAAGGGACGCTCAGGGAGAGCCTCAATATCCTGATCGCCGCCCTGGAACTGGACCCGGCCCTGATCTACGATCCGGCAGCCCAGAAACTGGCTGAGGCGTTGATCGGGCAGGAAGGCCGCCA
This window encodes:
- a CDS encoding Lrp/AsnC family transcriptional regulator, whose protein sequence is MKRLRKNRFPDSVDWQILSELQRNARVPFAELGRRVGLSAPAVTERVRRLEDAGIITGYHATVDLARIGRPIQAIIRLGNPGDRTERLLELIREMPEVLDCHTITGDESFVVRVAVRSVDHLEHLIRILEPYATTTTSLVLSSPVMRHEIGPLEVG